The proteins below come from a single Panicum hallii strain FIL2 chromosome 7, PHallii_v3.1, whole genome shotgun sequence genomic window:
- the LOC112899305 gene encoding MAP3K epsilon protein kinase 1-like isoform X1, giving the protein MASRQHNAQFHKSKTLDNKYVSALAPPASRLGSGGNSWFARPDFFGGALLALTVFSRARVQMLGDEIGKGAYGRVYKGLDLENGDFVAIKQVSLENIPQEDLNIIMQEIDLLKNLNHKNIVKYLGSLKTKSHLHIILEYVENGSLANIIKPNKFGPFPESLVAVYIAQVLEGLVYLHEQGVIHRDIKGANILTTKEGLVKLADFGVATKLTEADINTHSVVGTPYWMAPEVIEMSGVCAASDIWSVGCTVIELLTCAPPYYDLQPMPALFRIVQDVHPPIPEGLSPEITDFLRQCFQKDAMQRPDAKTLLMHQWLQNSRRALPASLRQPTPLRNIDGDDEGSVHNSAGFCTPGDSQTPITSNVEQENGRKEQILESAAQNKTDELHDGNLKPTEGSSSNNLAVMKDNIVPNKDPTLVLHEKLPVEASSGDADLNGKVTAHEVQVGLPSKMEPESKESSSLEDGDVFSFQAGRQNIDYQKVVEPSVEGPKELSRFSDKPGDASLEDLFPPIDKQGNYGAEASTSTTGHELPYNGVSNDLAKVLNARVAEKQKGNDSESTNGGKLIEIADRLQDIDAQGFGDNIAGESLFPWQEYSKIVAQLKPGESEDVILSACQKLLLYFSHRPGQKQIYVTQNGFLPLMELLELPKNRILSSVLQLINNIVKDNTGFLENACLVGLIPVVMNFAEPNRPKDVRVQASLFLQQLCQASTLTLQMFIACQGIPVLVSFLEPDYAKYRDMVHLAIDGIWQVFKLQHSTLRNDFCRIAAKNGILLRLVNTLHSLNEATRFASISGSGASVTQNGSTPRRRSGQLDPSFIENSKARLDHHHSSGSLQSLQADADKHHILLDSSSSPRFSDKTGFGNLERNENDLIRPPRLSVSAGRTSTDRSPKHIELVSNGHNNGQNDQVRPLLSLLEKEPPSRHVSGQLDYVHHLSGLGRHETILPLLHASTERKTNGELDLIMAEFAEVSRHGRENGHIDSNVKDSNRVQSMKYAPSAGVSNEGASTSGAASQTASGVLSGSGVLNLRPGSTTSSGPLAQMFSSMSADVAREYLEKVADLLLEFAQADTVVKSLMASQSLLARIFQMFNKIEPPILLKILRCINHLSGDPNCLETLQRTDAIKHLIPILELRDGPLVYQIHSEVLNALFNLCKINKRRQEQAAENGIIPHLMNFVMSDSPLRQYALPLLCDMAHASRNSREQLRAHGGLDVYLNLLEDDAWACTALDSIAVCLAHDNDHRKVEQALLKKEAIQKLVKFFQDCPEQYFVHILDAFLKIITKSSRINTAMATNGLTTLLIARLDHREAIARLTLLKLIKVVYEHHPRPKQLIVENDLPQKLQNLIEERRDGQRGGQQVLVKQMATSLLKALHINTVL; this is encoded by the exons ATGGCGTCCAGGCAGCACAATGCGCAGTTCCACAAATCCAAGACGCTTGACAACAAATACGTGAGTGCCctcgcgccgcccgcctcccgcctcgGATCCGGGGGGAATTCGTGGTTCGCGCGGCCGGATTTTTTCGGGGGTGCGCTCCTAGCACTCACTGTGTTTTCTCGCGCGCGAGTGCAGATGCTTGGAGATGAGATAGGGAAGGGAGCGTACGGCCGAGTGTACAAGGGACTTGACCTGGAGAATGGCGACTTCGTGGCCATCAAGCAGGTCTCGCTGGAGAACATCCCGCAGGAGGATCTCAACATAATAATG CAAGAAATTGACCTACTGAAA AATCTCAATCACAAAAACATTGTTAAGTATCTTGGATCACTGAAGACAAAGAGCCACCTCCATATTATTCTAGA ATATGTGGAGAATGGCTCACTTGCCAATATTATCAAGCCAAACAAATTTGGACCTTTTCCCGAATCATTGGTGGCTGTCTACATTGCCCAG GTGTTGGAAGGTCTTGTTTACCTGCATGAACAAGGTGTCATACATAGAGATATCAAGGGTGCAAATATATTGACTACCAAAGAG GGCCTTGTCAAACTTGCTGATTTTGGAGTTGCCACTAAATTGACTGAAGCTGATATCAACACTCATTCTGTGGTCGGCACTCCATACTGGATGGCCCCTGAG GTCATCGAAATGTCTGGTGTTTGTGCTGCTTCTGATATCTGGAGTGTTGGTTGCACTGTAATTGAGTTGCTCACATGTGCCCCGCCATATTACGATCTCCAGCCTATGCCTGCACTGTTCCGCATTGTTCAG GATGTGCATCCACCGATACCAGAGGGTCTGTCTCCTGAGATTACTGATTTTCTCCGGCAATGTTTCCAAAAG GATGCAATGCAAAGGCCTGATGCGAAGACATTATTGATGCATCAATGGTTGCAAAATTCAAGACGAGCTTTGCCTGCTTCTCTTCGGCAACCTACTCCATTGAG GAACATTGATGGGGATGATGAAGGAAGTGTCCATAATAGCGCTGGTTTTTGCACACCAGGAGATTCTCAAACACCTATCACTTCTAATGTTGAGCAG GAAAATGGGAGAAAAGAGCAAATTCTGGAATCTGCTGCACAAAATAAAACTGACGAGCTTCATGATGGAAATTTAAAACCTACTGAGGGCAGTAGCTCAAACAATCTGGCAGTTATGAAAGATAACATAGTTCCTAATAAAGATCCGACATTAGTTTTACATGAGAAGCTACCAGTGGAAGCTTCATCTGGGGATGCTGATTTGAATGGCAAAGTGACGGCACATGAAGTGCAAGTTGGCCTGCCAAGTAAGATGGAGCCTGAAAGTAAAGAAAGTTCAAGTCTTGAGGATGGTGATGTGTTCTCCTTTCAGGCTGGAAGACAGAATATTGACTACCAAAAG GTGGTTGAACCTTCAGTTGAAGGACCGAAAGAGCTGAGTAGATTTAGTGACAAACCTGGAGATGCCTCATTGGAAGATTTATTTCCACCAATCGACAAACAGGGCAATTATGGAGCTGAAGCTTCAACATCAACTACCGGCCATGAACTTCCATATAATGGTGTATCAAATGACCTTGCAAAGGTGCTCAACGCCAGGGTAGCGGAGAAGCAAAAGGGAAATGATAGCGAGTCCACAAATGGTGGGAAACTAATTGAAATTGCAGATCGACTACAAGATATTGATGCACAG GGTTTTGGTGACAATATTGCTGGAGAGAGTCTTTTCCCTTGGCAG GAATACAGCAAAATAGTAGCACAACTGAAACCCGGGGAAAGTGAAGATGTGATATTGTCAGCGTGCCAAAAGCTTCTATTATACTTCAGTCACCGGCCTGGGCAAAAACAGATTTATGTGACACAGAATGGTTTCCTCCCGCTAATGGAACTCCTTGAACTTCCCAAAAACCGT ATTTTAAGCTCTGTTCTGCAGCTCATTAACAACATTGTAAAAGATAATACAGGCTTCCTAGAAAATGCGTGCCTTGTTGGCCTC ATTCCAGTGGTGATGAATTTTGCGGAGCCAAATCGTCCAAAGGATGTTCGGGTGCAAGCATCCTTGTTTCTTCAGCAGCTTTGTCAGGCCAG CACCTTGACATTGCAAATGTTCATTGCATGCCAAGGGATCCCTGTTTTGGTGAGCTTTTTAGAGCCTGATTATGCAAAATACAG GGATATGGTTCATCTTGCAATTGATGGCATATGGCAGGTGTTCAAACTACAGCATTCAACTCTGAGAAATGATTTCTGCCGTATAGCGGCAAAAAATGGGATACTTCTTAGGCTGGTGAATACTCTTCATAGCTTGAATGAAGCAACAAGATTTGCTTCCATCTCAGGGTCAGGCGCTTCGGTAACACAAAATGGCTCAACCCCCCGACGAAGATCTGGTCAATTAGACCCTTCATTTATTGAAAATTCCAAAGCAAGGCTGGATCATCACCACTCATCTGGTTCTCTGCAATCCCTACAAGCAGATGCAGATAAGCACCATATATTACTTGATTCCTCATCATCTCCTAGGTTTAGTGATAAAACTGGCTTTGGTAACTTAGAGAGGAATGAGAATGACTTGATTAGGCCACCGAGGCTTAGTGTTTCTGCAGGAAGAACATCTACAGATAGATCACCGAAGCACATAGAACTAGTTTCAAATGGTCATAATAATGGTCAAAATGACCAAGTACGGCCTCTATTGAGTTTGTTGGAGAAAGAACCACCTTCTCGACATGTATCTGGACAACTTGATTACGTTCACCACTTATCTGGATTGGGAAGGCATGAAACCATTTTACCATTATTACACGCGTCAACAGAGAGGAAAACAAATGGTGAACTTGACTTAATAATGGCGGAATTTGCTG AGGTCTCTAGACATGGAAGGGAGAATGGCCATATTGATTCTAATGTAAAAGATTCAAACAGAGTTCAAAGTATGAAATATGCACCTTCAGCAGGTGTATCTAATGAAGGAGCATCTACTTCTGGAGCTGCATCGCAAACAGCATCTGGTGTGTTATCTGGATCAGGAGTGCTCAATTTAAGACCAGGAAGTACAACATCATCTGGTCCATTAGCTCAGATGTTCTCTTCCATGAGCGCAGATGTTGCACGTGAGTATCTTGAGAAAGTGGCTGATCTTCTTTTGGAGTTTGCACAAGCAGACACAGTGGTAAAATCTCTTATGGCCAGCCAAAGCCTTCTTGCACGGATTTTCCAGATGTTCAACAAGATAGAACCTCCTATTCTTCTTAAG ATTCTTAGGTGCATTAATCATTTGTCTGGTGATCCCAATTGTCTTGAGACACTTCAACGCACAGATGCAATCAAGCATCTGATACCGATTCTTGAACTTCGTGATGGGCCTCTGGTATATCAAATACATAGTGAG GTCCTCAACGCTTTGTTCAACCTTTGCAAGATTAATAAAAGAAGACAAGAACAAGCAGCTGAAAATGGGATCATCCCTCACTTGATGAATTTTGTTATGTCGGACTCACCCCTAAGGCAGTATGCCCTGCCTTTGCTGTGTGATATGGCTCATGCTTCTCGCAACTCTAGAGAGCAGTTGAGGGCTCATGGAGGGCTAGATGTGTACTTAAATCTTTTGGAGGATGATGCATGGGCATGCACAGCATTGGATTCTATTGCTGTTTGTTTGGCTCATGATAATGATCACAGAAAAGTAGAACAAGCGCTGTTGAAGAAAGAGGCAATTCAGAAATTAGTGAAATTCTTCCAAGACTGCCCAGAACAATATTTTGTTCATATATTGGATGCTTTCTTGAAGATAATCAC GAAATCTTCTCGGATAAACACTGCAATGGCCACCAATGGTTTGACAACATTGCTTATTGCAAGGCTTGACCATCGAGAAGCTATTGCTCGGTTGACTCTGCTGAAACTCATAAAG GTTGTCTATGAGCACCATCCTCGACCAAAGCAGCTCATAGTAGAGAATGACCTTCCCCAAAAGCTACAAAATCTCATTGAAGAACGCAGGGATGGGCAACGCGGCGGCCAACAAGTGTTGGTCAAACAAATGGCCACCTCATTGTTGAAAGCGCTGCACATCAACACTGTTTTGTGA
- the LOC112899305 gene encoding MAP3K epsilon protein kinase 1-like isoform X3, whose product MASRQHNAQFHKSKTLDNKYVSALAPPASRLGSGGNSWFARPDFFGGALLALTVFSRARVQMLGDEIGKGAYGRVYKGLDLENGDFVAIKQVSLENIPQEDLNIIMQEIDLLKNLNHKNIVKYLGSLKTKSHLHIILEYVENGSLANIIKPNKFGPFPESLVAVYIAQVLEGLVYLHEQGVIHRDIKGANILTTKEGLVKLADFGVATKLTEADINTHSVVGTPYWMAPEVIEMSGVCAASDIWSVGCTVIELLTCAPPYYDLQPMPALFRIVQDVHPPIPEGLSPEITDFLRQCFQKDAMQRPDAKTLLMHQWLQNSRRALPASLRQPTPLRNIDGDDEGSVHNSAGFCTPGDSQTPITSNVEQENGRKEQILESAAQNKTDELHDGNLKPTEGSSSNNLAVMKDNIVPNKDPTLVLHEKLPVEASSGDADLNGKVTAHEVQVGLPSKMEPESKESSSLEDGDVFSFQAGRQNIDYQKVVEPSVEGPKELSRFSDKPGDASLEDLFPPIDKQGNYGAEASTSTTGHELPYNGVSNDLAKVLNARVAEKQKGNDSESTNGGKLIEIADRLQDIDAQGFGDNIAGESLFPWQEYSKIVAQLKPGESEDVILSACQKLLLYFSHRPGQKQIYVTQNGFLPLMELLELPKNRILSSVLQLINNIVKDNTGFLENACLVGLIPVVMNFAEPNRPKDVRVQASLFLQQLCQASTLTLQMFIACQGIPVLVSFLEPDYAKYRDMVHLAIDGIWQVFKLQHSTLRNDFCRIAAKNGILLRLVNTLHSLNEATRFASISGSGASVTQNGSTPRRRSGQLDPSFIENSKARLDHHHSSGSLQSLQADADKHHILLDSSSSPRFSDKTGFGNLERNENDLIRPPRLSVSAGRTSTDRSPKHIELVSNGHNNGQNDQVRPLLSLLEKEPPSRHVSGQLDYVHHLSGLGRHETILPLLHASTERKTNGELDLIMAEFAEVSRHGRENGHIDSNVKDSNRVQSMKYAPSAGVSNEGASTSGAASQTASDVAREYLEKVADLLLEFAQADTVVKSLMASQSLLARIFQMFNKIEPPILLKILRCINHLSGDPNCLETLQRTDAIKHLIPILELRDGPLVYQIHSEVLNALFNLCKINKRRQEQAAENGIIPHLMNFVMSDSPLRQYALPLLCDMAHASRNSREQLRAHGGLDVYLNLLEDDAWACTALDSIAVCLAHDNDHRKVEQALLKKEAIQKLVKFFQDCPEQYFVHILDAFLKIITKSSRINTAMATNGLTTLLIARLDHREAIARLTLLKLIKVVYEHHPRPKQLIVENDLPQKLQNLIEERRDGQRGGQQVLVKQMATSLLKALHINTVL is encoded by the exons ATGGCGTCCAGGCAGCACAATGCGCAGTTCCACAAATCCAAGACGCTTGACAACAAATACGTGAGTGCCctcgcgccgcccgcctcccgcctcgGATCCGGGGGGAATTCGTGGTTCGCGCGGCCGGATTTTTTCGGGGGTGCGCTCCTAGCACTCACTGTGTTTTCTCGCGCGCGAGTGCAGATGCTTGGAGATGAGATAGGGAAGGGAGCGTACGGCCGAGTGTACAAGGGACTTGACCTGGAGAATGGCGACTTCGTGGCCATCAAGCAGGTCTCGCTGGAGAACATCCCGCAGGAGGATCTCAACATAATAATG CAAGAAATTGACCTACTGAAA AATCTCAATCACAAAAACATTGTTAAGTATCTTGGATCACTGAAGACAAAGAGCCACCTCCATATTATTCTAGA ATATGTGGAGAATGGCTCACTTGCCAATATTATCAAGCCAAACAAATTTGGACCTTTTCCCGAATCATTGGTGGCTGTCTACATTGCCCAG GTGTTGGAAGGTCTTGTTTACCTGCATGAACAAGGTGTCATACATAGAGATATCAAGGGTGCAAATATATTGACTACCAAAGAG GGCCTTGTCAAACTTGCTGATTTTGGAGTTGCCACTAAATTGACTGAAGCTGATATCAACACTCATTCTGTGGTCGGCACTCCATACTGGATGGCCCCTGAG GTCATCGAAATGTCTGGTGTTTGTGCTGCTTCTGATATCTGGAGTGTTGGTTGCACTGTAATTGAGTTGCTCACATGTGCCCCGCCATATTACGATCTCCAGCCTATGCCTGCACTGTTCCGCATTGTTCAG GATGTGCATCCACCGATACCAGAGGGTCTGTCTCCTGAGATTACTGATTTTCTCCGGCAATGTTTCCAAAAG GATGCAATGCAAAGGCCTGATGCGAAGACATTATTGATGCATCAATGGTTGCAAAATTCAAGACGAGCTTTGCCTGCTTCTCTTCGGCAACCTACTCCATTGAG GAACATTGATGGGGATGATGAAGGAAGTGTCCATAATAGCGCTGGTTTTTGCACACCAGGAGATTCTCAAACACCTATCACTTCTAATGTTGAGCAG GAAAATGGGAGAAAAGAGCAAATTCTGGAATCTGCTGCACAAAATAAAACTGACGAGCTTCATGATGGAAATTTAAAACCTACTGAGGGCAGTAGCTCAAACAATCTGGCAGTTATGAAAGATAACATAGTTCCTAATAAAGATCCGACATTAGTTTTACATGAGAAGCTACCAGTGGAAGCTTCATCTGGGGATGCTGATTTGAATGGCAAAGTGACGGCACATGAAGTGCAAGTTGGCCTGCCAAGTAAGATGGAGCCTGAAAGTAAAGAAAGTTCAAGTCTTGAGGATGGTGATGTGTTCTCCTTTCAGGCTGGAAGACAGAATATTGACTACCAAAAG GTGGTTGAACCTTCAGTTGAAGGACCGAAAGAGCTGAGTAGATTTAGTGACAAACCTGGAGATGCCTCATTGGAAGATTTATTTCCACCAATCGACAAACAGGGCAATTATGGAGCTGAAGCTTCAACATCAACTACCGGCCATGAACTTCCATATAATGGTGTATCAAATGACCTTGCAAAGGTGCTCAACGCCAGGGTAGCGGAGAAGCAAAAGGGAAATGATAGCGAGTCCACAAATGGTGGGAAACTAATTGAAATTGCAGATCGACTACAAGATATTGATGCACAG GGTTTTGGTGACAATATTGCTGGAGAGAGTCTTTTCCCTTGGCAG GAATACAGCAAAATAGTAGCACAACTGAAACCCGGGGAAAGTGAAGATGTGATATTGTCAGCGTGCCAAAAGCTTCTATTATACTTCAGTCACCGGCCTGGGCAAAAACAGATTTATGTGACACAGAATGGTTTCCTCCCGCTAATGGAACTCCTTGAACTTCCCAAAAACCGT ATTTTAAGCTCTGTTCTGCAGCTCATTAACAACATTGTAAAAGATAATACAGGCTTCCTAGAAAATGCGTGCCTTGTTGGCCTC ATTCCAGTGGTGATGAATTTTGCGGAGCCAAATCGTCCAAAGGATGTTCGGGTGCAAGCATCCTTGTTTCTTCAGCAGCTTTGTCAGGCCAG CACCTTGACATTGCAAATGTTCATTGCATGCCAAGGGATCCCTGTTTTGGTGAGCTTTTTAGAGCCTGATTATGCAAAATACAG GGATATGGTTCATCTTGCAATTGATGGCATATGGCAGGTGTTCAAACTACAGCATTCAACTCTGAGAAATGATTTCTGCCGTATAGCGGCAAAAAATGGGATACTTCTTAGGCTGGTGAATACTCTTCATAGCTTGAATGAAGCAACAAGATTTGCTTCCATCTCAGGGTCAGGCGCTTCGGTAACACAAAATGGCTCAACCCCCCGACGAAGATCTGGTCAATTAGACCCTTCATTTATTGAAAATTCCAAAGCAAGGCTGGATCATCACCACTCATCTGGTTCTCTGCAATCCCTACAAGCAGATGCAGATAAGCACCATATATTACTTGATTCCTCATCATCTCCTAGGTTTAGTGATAAAACTGGCTTTGGTAACTTAGAGAGGAATGAGAATGACTTGATTAGGCCACCGAGGCTTAGTGTTTCTGCAGGAAGAACATCTACAGATAGATCACCGAAGCACATAGAACTAGTTTCAAATGGTCATAATAATGGTCAAAATGACCAAGTACGGCCTCTATTGAGTTTGTTGGAGAAAGAACCACCTTCTCGACATGTATCTGGACAACTTGATTACGTTCACCACTTATCTGGATTGGGAAGGCATGAAACCATTTTACCATTATTACACGCGTCAACAGAGAGGAAAACAAATGGTGAACTTGACTTAATAATGGCGGAATTTGCTG AGGTCTCTAGACATGGAAGGGAGAATGGCCATATTGATTCTAATGTAAAAGATTCAAACAGAGTTCAAAGTATGAAATATGCACCTTCAGCAGGTGTATCTAATGAAGGAGCATCTACTTCTGGAGCTGCATCGCAAACAGCATCTG ATGTTGCACGTGAGTATCTTGAGAAAGTGGCTGATCTTCTTTTGGAGTTTGCACAAGCAGACACAGTGGTAAAATCTCTTATGGCCAGCCAAAGCCTTCTTGCACGGATTTTCCAGATGTTCAACAAGATAGAACCTCCTATTCTTCTTAAG ATTCTTAGGTGCATTAATCATTTGTCTGGTGATCCCAATTGTCTTGAGACACTTCAACGCACAGATGCAATCAAGCATCTGATACCGATTCTTGAACTTCGTGATGGGCCTCTGGTATATCAAATACATAGTGAG GTCCTCAACGCTTTGTTCAACCTTTGCAAGATTAATAAAAGAAGACAAGAACAAGCAGCTGAAAATGGGATCATCCCTCACTTGATGAATTTTGTTATGTCGGACTCACCCCTAAGGCAGTATGCCCTGCCTTTGCTGTGTGATATGGCTCATGCTTCTCGCAACTCTAGAGAGCAGTTGAGGGCTCATGGAGGGCTAGATGTGTACTTAAATCTTTTGGAGGATGATGCATGGGCATGCACAGCATTGGATTCTATTGCTGTTTGTTTGGCTCATGATAATGATCACAGAAAAGTAGAACAAGCGCTGTTGAAGAAAGAGGCAATTCAGAAATTAGTGAAATTCTTCCAAGACTGCCCAGAACAATATTTTGTTCATATATTGGATGCTTTCTTGAAGATAATCAC GAAATCTTCTCGGATAAACACTGCAATGGCCACCAATGGTTTGACAACATTGCTTATTGCAAGGCTTGACCATCGAGAAGCTATTGCTCGGTTGACTCTGCTGAAACTCATAAAG GTTGTCTATGAGCACCATCCTCGACCAAAGCAGCTCATAGTAGAGAATGACCTTCCCCAAAAGCTACAAAATCTCATTGAAGAACGCAGGGATGGGCAACGCGGCGGCCAACAAGTGTTGGTCAAACAAATGGCCACCTCATTGTTGAAAGCGCTGCACATCAACACTGTTTTGTGA